The Mycolicibacterium smegmatis genome has a window encoding:
- a CDS encoding alpha/beta fold hydrolase, with translation MITPTERSVETNGVTLRVTEAGERGNPVVVLAHGFPELAYSWRHQIPALAAAGYHVLAPDQRGYGGSSRPESIDDYDITKLTGDVVGLLDDIGAEHAAVIGHDWGAVVAWNAAQLHPDRVAAVGGLSVPPTPRSTRPPTQAFRELVGEGNFFYILHFQEPGVADAEFDGDPARALRRMFGGLLPPENEEAAMRMLRPGPEGLIDRLPEPSALPDWISTGEFDHYVDAFTRTGFTGGLNWYRNFDRNWELTAHLADAKITVPALFLAGAADPVLGFARPDRARELITGPYTEVMLDGAGHWVQQERAEEVNAALIRFLHGLELQ, from the coding sequence GTGATCACACCGACCGAGCGGTCAGTCGAAACCAATGGCGTGACGTTGCGAGTGACGGAGGCGGGTGAGCGCGGCAATCCGGTGGTCGTGCTCGCGCACGGATTCCCCGAGCTCGCGTACTCGTGGCGTCACCAGATTCCGGCCCTGGCTGCCGCCGGCTACCACGTACTGGCCCCTGACCAGCGCGGTTACGGCGGCTCGTCGCGGCCCGAGAGCATCGACGACTACGACATCACCAAGCTCACCGGCGACGTGGTCGGGCTGCTCGACGACATCGGCGCCGAGCACGCGGCCGTGATCGGGCACGACTGGGGCGCGGTGGTGGCGTGGAACGCCGCGCAGCTGCATCCGGATCGCGTGGCCGCGGTGGGCGGGCTCAGCGTCCCGCCGACGCCGAGATCCACCCGCCCGCCGACACAGGCCTTCCGCGAACTGGTCGGCGAGGGCAACTTCTTCTACATCCTGCACTTCCAGGAACCCGGGGTGGCCGACGCCGAGTTCGACGGTGACCCGGCCCGCGCGCTGCGCCGAATGTTCGGCGGTCTGCTGCCACCCGAGAACGAGGAGGCCGCGATGCGGATGCTGCGTCCCGGTCCCGAGGGCCTGATCGACCGGCTGCCCGAACCGTCGGCGCTGCCCGACTGGATCAGCACCGGCGAGTTCGACCACTACGTCGACGCGTTCACCCGCACGGGGTTCACCGGCGGGCTCAACTGGTACCGCAATTTCGACCGCAACTGGGAACTCACCGCGCATCTGGCCGACGCCAAGATCACCGTGCCTGCCCTGTTCCTGGCCGGGGCGGCCGACCCTGTGCTGGGGTTCGCACGGCCCGACCGGGCGCGCGAACTGATCACCGGGCCCTACACCGAGGTGATGCTCGACGGGGCCGGGCACTGGGTGCAGCAGGAGCGGGCCGAGGAGGTCAACGCCGCGTTGATCCGGTTCTTGCACGGGCTGGAGTTGCAGTGA